One Setaria viridis chromosome 3, Setaria_viridis_v4.0, whole genome shotgun sequence DNA window includes the following coding sequences:
- the LOC117847471 gene encoding uncharacterized protein — MQPLLMGWGRPRWWRGRSARRLGAVACAFVVAAALVVVSLCFVGAALVSDPRRKTEEAAAVGAHPGAQAVTEWIQVQEPAVRYGGRRLLSGGPGSHPPRCTSKCGSCSPCYPVHVSVPPGVLVTTEYYPEAWRCKCRNQLYMP, encoded by the exons ATGCAGCCGTTGCTTATGGGGTGGGGGAGGCCGAGGTGGTGGAGGGGGAGGTCCGCGCGGAGGCTCGGCGCCGTCGCATGCGCCTTCGTGGTAGCGGcggccctcgtcgtcgtctccctCTGCTTTGTCGGCGCCGCGCTTGTTTCGG ATCCCCGGAGGAAGACGGAGGAAGCAGCGGCGGTAGGAGCCCATCCCGGTGCTCAGGCGGTGACCGAG TGGATTCAGGTGCAGGAGCCGGCGGTCCGctacggcggccggcggctgctGTCGGGCGGTCCGGGGTCGCACCCGCCGCGGTGCACGTCCAAGTGCGGCAGCTGCAGCCCCTGCTACCCGGTGCACGTGTCCGTGCCGCCGGGGGTGCTGGTCACCACCGAGTACTACCCGGAGGCGTGGCGGTGCAAGTGCCGGAACCAGCTCTACATGCCGTGA